The Rhodothermales bacterium genomic interval GTGGCGGATCACTCCTCTGCTACTCTTTTACTTTTTGCCTTCTCCTGTTTTTCCTTTTTCCTTTTACCTTTTACCTTTTACCTTTTACTTCCCCATCATCGCCAGCAGCCCTCGGGCCATGGCGTCGGCGAAGACGGGGTCGTTGATGGTAGTGTCGAATTCGTACACGGGAATATCCTTGCGCAGGTGGGAGCGCAGCGTATCGAACAGGGCGGCATCGGCTTCGGGCCAGTGGTAAGGGCCACCTGGTTCGGAAATCACGGAAACGGCTTTCAGGGGGAAATAGACGGCGACGGGCCCCGTGGAGGCATTAAACTTTTCGGCGAATATCTTCCCCAGCTTCGCGTTGTCGTCGATGTCGGTCCGGACCAGCGTCTGCTTCGCGTTGTGGTGGTAGATCCGCCGGCTCCGCAGCGCCACGGGCACGCTCTCCGGCTCCCAGAAGTTGACGATGTCGACGCAGCCCGGCGCATACACGGCCGGCGTGCCGATCTTCGCCGCGGCATCGAGACGGGTGGGGCCGGCGGACATGACGCCGCCCAGCAGCTCGTCCGCCCATTCGGTGAGGGTCACGTCGAACACGCCGTCGACTTCGCCGGCCTCGATGAGGCTCTCCATGGTCATCCCCCCCGACCCTACAGCGTGGAAAACCAGCAACTCGAAGCCGGCCGCCTCGAAGTGGGTCCGCGCCCGCTCGACACACTTTGTCGTATTCCCGAACATGGACGCGGTGATCGTGGGCTTGTCGTCGCCGGGCGGTACCTCGGCTTCGACCATGCCACAGACGGCCGCGGCGGCGCGGGTGAACACCCCGCGCGCGATCCCGTTCAGGCCGCTGATGTCGACGATCGACGGGACCATGACGATGTCTTTCACCCCGACAAACGGCCGGGTGTCGCCGCTGGCGAGCGTGGACACCATTACCTTCGGGATGCCGAGCGGCAGGGCTCGCATGGCGGCGGTGCCGACGGTCGTGCCGGCGCCTCCTCCCATCCCGATGATGGCGTCGAGCCGGCCCTCACGGTGCAGGCGCTGTACGACGGCGCGAACCCCTTCGGTCATCGCGATCACCGCTCGGCCGCGGTCGTTGTCGGCCGCCAGCTTCGCGAGGTCGGCGCCGGCCGCCGTGGCCACGTCCTGTCGGGTGACGTCGGCTCGGAAAGCCGCCTCGCCCAGCACTCCGGAATCGATCACCAGCGTCCGGTGGCCTCGCCGTTCAATCTGCTGCTTGACGAATTCCACCTCCGCGCCTTTGGTGTCGAGCGCGCCGATGATCACGATGGTAGCCATGCCGTGCGTGTTATGAGTAGGCCGGGGGAGTGTCAAGCACTGATATGCGCGACCAGCTGGTCGCGCATCCAGAGGGCCGCGCGGAGGGGGTCGGCCGGCGGTGGGCTGTCGGCGTCCGGCCA includes:
- a CDS encoding Tm-1-like ATP-binding domain-containing protein, which encodes MATIVIIGALDTKGAEVEFVKQQIERRGHRTLVIDSGVLGEAAFRADVTRQDVATAAGADLAKLAADNDRGRAVIAMTEGVRAVVQRLHREGRLDAIIGMGGGAGTTVGTAAMRALPLGIPKVMVSTLASGDTRPFVGVKDIVMVPSIVDISGLNGIARGVFTRAAAAVCGMVEAEVPPGDDKPTITASMFGNTTKCVERARTHFEAAGFELLVFHAVGSGGMTMESLIEAGEVDGVFDVTLTEWADELLGGVMSAGPTRLDAAAKIGTPAVYAPGCVDIVNFWEPESVPVALRSRRIYHHNAKQTLVRTDIDDNAKLGKIFAEKFNASTGPVAVYFPLKAVSVISEPGGPYHWPEADAALFDTLRSHLRKDIPVYEFDTTINDPVFADAMARGLLAMMGK